The following coding sequences are from one Pelomicrobium methylotrophicum window:
- a CDS encoding peptidylprolyl isomerase, whose amino-acid sequence MQMQIPALFLRLTVILLVSATGALASLSALAAERIRLLDRIVAVVNDEVITQDELERRLELVKKQLARQGTELPDSEALRRQILERLIMDRIQVQYAKQTGLRIDDFQLDQALRTIAEQNHMTLAQFREVLARDGVDYADFREEIRKEMTIARLREREVDNRIAVSEGEIDNFLATQATQVSAGEYAVSHILVRVPEQATTEQIQARRARAEAALAELRAGKPFAQVAAVYSDAPDALQGGFLGWRPLSQLPELFAEAVTKLQPGEVSTLLRSPNGFHIVRLDDRRGPGAPVQITQTRVRHILVRPSETVSEDEARNRLLQLRERIVNGADFAELARLHSEDPSASQGGDLGWVSPGDTVPQFERAMESLKPGEISEPVKTPLGWHLIQVLERRTGNLTKERERILARQAIKARKADEAYEEWLRQLRDQAYVEYRLEG is encoded by the coding sequence ATGCAAATGCAAATCCCTGCTTTGTTCCTTCGGCTCACCGTCATCTTGCTGGTATCGGCCACCGGGGCTCTGGCCAGCCTGTCGGCCCTCGCAGCCGAGCGCATCCGGCTGCTGGACCGCATCGTGGCCGTGGTCAACGACGAAGTGATCACCCAGGACGAGCTGGAGCGGCGCCTCGAGCTCGTGAAGAAGCAGCTCGCCCGCCAGGGCACGGAGTTGCCGGATTCGGAGGCGCTGCGGCGCCAGATCCTGGAGCGGTTGATCATGGACCGCATCCAGGTGCAGTACGCAAAACAGACGGGCCTGAGGATCGACGACTTCCAGCTCGACCAGGCGTTGCGGACGATCGCGGAACAGAACCACATGACGCTCGCGCAGTTCCGCGAAGTGCTGGCCCGCGACGGCGTCGACTACGCCGACTTCCGGGAAGAGATTCGCAAGGAGATGACCATCGCGCGGCTGCGGGAGCGAGAGGTGGACAACCGGATCGCCGTCAGCGAAGGCGAAATCGACAACTTTCTCGCCACCCAGGCCACCCAAGTGAGCGCGGGTGAGTACGCGGTCTCCCACATCCTGGTGCGGGTACCGGAGCAGGCCACCACCGAACAGATCCAGGCCCGGCGCGCGCGGGCGGAAGCGGCGCTGGCGGAGCTGCGCGCCGGCAAACCCTTCGCCCAGGTGGCAGCGGTGTACTCCGACGCCCCGGACGCGCTGCAGGGCGGTTTCCTCGGCTGGCGTCCCTTAAGCCAGCTGCCCGAGTTGTTCGCCGAGGCGGTGACGAAGCTGCAGCCGGGCGAGGTGAGCACTCTTCTGCGCAGCCCGAACGGATTCCACATCGTGCGGCTCGATGACCGCCGCGGGCCCGGCGCGCCGGTGCAGATCACCCAGACCCGGGTACGGCACATCCTGGTGCGGCCAAGCGAGACGGTCTCCGAAGACGAAGCGCGCAACCGGCTGCTGCAGCTGCGCGAGCGCATCGTGAACGGGGCCGACTTCGCCGAGCTCGCACGCCTGCACTCGGAGGATCCGAGCGCATCCCAGGGCGGCGACCTGGGCTGGGTGAGCCCCGGCGACACGGTCCCCCAGTTCGAGCGAGCCATGGAAAGCCTGAAGCCCGGCGAGATCAGCGAGCCGGTGAAAACACCCCTCGGCTGGCATCTGATCCAGGTCCTGGAGCGGCGAACGGGCAACTTGACCAAGGAACGGGAACGGATTTTGGCGCGTCAGGCCATCAAGGCCCGCAAGGCGGACGAAGCGTACGAAGAGTGGCTGCGGCAGTTGCGGGACCAGGCGTACGTGGAGTATCGCCTCGAGGGCTGA
- the pdxA gene encoding 4-hydroxythreonine-4-phosphate dehydrogenase PdxA, whose product MESIAPLVLTPGEPAGIGPDLAVVLAADPPPVPLVVVADRFLLAERAKLLGRDLALVDYRRERQVTAQPGRLTVLHVPLAAPSRPGRLDASNGHYVLATLDRAIAGCQAGEFSALVTGPVHKGAINDAGIPFSGHTEYLAQKTGTQRVVMMLTGGGLRVALATTHLPLRAVADAITAEALEQTLRILHADLVRRFGITEPRILVAGLNPHAGEGGHLGREELEVIGPVLEKLRAERLRLVGPLPADTLFTPRVLAQGDCVLAMYHDQGLPVLKQASFGHGVNVTLGLPIVRTSVDHGTALDRAGTGEVDAGSLRAAIDLAWRLALREAAAARGAART is encoded by the coding sequence GTGGAGTCCATCGCACCCCTTGTCCTGACCCCCGGCGAGCCCGCCGGCATCGGCCCGGACCTGGCGGTGGTGCTGGCCGCTGACCCGCCGCCGGTGCCGCTGGTGGTGGTGGCCGACCGCTTCCTCCTCGCGGAGCGGGCAAAACTCCTCGGCCGGGACCTCGCGCTCGTGGACTACCGACGCGAGCGGCAGGTGACGGCGCAACCGGGACGTCTCACCGTGCTCCACGTCCCGCTTGCCGCCCCGTCCCGGCCGGGCCGGCTCGACGCCAGCAACGGCCACTACGTGCTCGCCACCCTCGACCGGGCCATCGCCGGCTGCCAGGCGGGGGAATTCTCGGCGCTCGTCACAGGCCCGGTGCACAAGGGCGCGATCAATGACGCTGGCATTCCCTTCAGCGGGCATACGGAGTACCTGGCGCAGAAGACGGGTACCCAGCGAGTGGTCATGATGCTGACGGGCGGGGGCTTGCGCGTGGCGCTCGCCACCACGCACCTGCCACTGCGGGCGGTGGCCGATGCCATCACCGCCGAAGCCCTGGAACAGACCCTGCGCATTCTGCACGCCGATCTCGTGCGGCGGTTCGGCATCACCGAACCGCGCATCCTGGTGGCCGGCCTCAATCCTCACGCCGGCGAAGGAGGCCATCTGGGCCGCGAGGAACTGGAGGTGATCGGGCCCGTGCTGGAGAAGTTGCGCGCCGAGCGGTTGCGGCTGGTGGGACCGCTTCCCGCCGACACCCTGTTCACTCCCCGCGTCCTCGCCCAGGGCGACTGCGTGCTGGCCATGTATCACGATCAGGGCCTGCCGGTGCTCAAGCAGGCGAGCTTCGGCCACGGGGTCAACGTCACGCTGGGACTTCCCATCGTGCGCACGTCCGTCGATCACGGCACGGCTCTCGACCGCGCGGGCACGGGAGAGGTGGACGCAGGCAGCCTCCGGGCGGCCATCGATCTCGCCTGGCGCCTCGCGCTGCGCGAGGCAGCGGCGGCGCGCGGTGCGGCGCGGACCTAG
- the rsmA gene encoding 16S rRNA (adenine(1518)-N(6)/adenine(1519)-N(6))-dimethyltransferase RsmA gives MHIPRKRFGQHFLVEPRVIARIVEAVEPRPGERVVEIGPGHGALTAPLLERAGHLTVVEIDRDLAAALRARYPEEQLAVHCADALRFDFGALGAGLRLVGNLPYNVSTPLLFHLERFASQVRDMHFMLQKEVVDRMAAGAGTAHYGRLSVALQYRFRIERLFDVAPHAFKPAPQVHSAFVRLVPHPCLPHPARSEALFRKMVTAAFSQRRKMLRNALGAFLKEADWAALGIDPRLRPEMLGVDAFVAAANFVAERWDVAGAATPSDERAGKVRR, from the coding sequence GTGCACATCCCCCGCAAGCGTTTCGGACAGCATTTCCTCGTCGAGCCGCGGGTGATCGCCCGCATCGTCGAAGCCGTTGAGCCCCGGCCGGGAGAGCGGGTGGTGGAGATCGGACCGGGGCACGGCGCGCTCACCGCCCCCCTGCTCGAGCGGGCCGGTCATCTGACGGTGGTGGAGATCGACCGCGATCTGGCGGCCGCGCTGCGCGCCCGCTACCCCGAGGAACAGCTCGCCGTGCACTGCGCCGATGCGCTGCGCTTCGACTTCGGCGCGCTGGGTGCGGGCCTCAGGCTTGTGGGCAATCTCCCCTACAACGTTTCGACGCCCTTGCTCTTCCACCTGGAGCGGTTCGCCTCCCAAGTGCGCGATATGCACTTCATGCTGCAAAAAGAGGTGGTGGACCGCATGGCGGCGGGCGCCGGCACGGCCCATTACGGGCGGCTGTCCGTGGCGCTCCAGTACCGCTTCCGCATCGAGCGGCTGTTCGACGTCGCACCCCACGCCTTCAAGCCCGCGCCCCAGGTGCACTCGGCCTTCGTGAGGCTCGTGCCCCACCCGTGCCTGCCGCATCCCGCGCGCAGCGAGGCGCTGTTTCGGAAAATGGTCACTGCCGCCTTCAGCCAGCGGCGCAAGATGCTGAGGAATGCGCTGGGTGCGTTTCTGAAGGAAGCCGACTGGGCAGCCCTGGGCATCGACCCCCGCCTGCGGCCCGAAATGTTGGGTGTAGACGCGTTTGTCGCCGCAGCCAACTTCGTGGCGGAGCGATGGGATGTGGCGGGTGCGGCCACGCCGTCTGACGAGCGAGCCGGGAAGGTGCGCCGCTGA
- a CDS encoding rubredoxin yields MVETQTTVYKKYMCLVCGFIYDEELGLPEEGIPPGTRWEDVPMNWSCPECGARKEDFEMVEI; encoded by the coding sequence ATGGTTGAAACCCAAACCACCGTCTACAAGAAGTACATGTGCCTCGTGTGCGGCTTCATCTACGACGAGGAGCTCGGGCTGCCCGAGGAGGGCATTCCTCCCGGCACCCGCTGGGAGGACGTGCCGATGAACTGGTCATGCCCGGAATGCGGGGCGCGCAAAGAAGACTTCGAGATGGTGGAGATCTGA
- the thiD gene encoding bifunctional hydroxymethylpyrimidine kinase/phosphomethylpyrimidine kinase, whose protein sequence is MADTPPIVLAFAASDPSGGAGIQADILTLASMGCHPLSVITAITVQDTTGVESLMPLDPEWVSDQARSVLEDMPVHAFKIGLLGSVEVAAAVAEVVADYPDVPLVLDPVLASGRGDELAPDEMLSALRELLIPQSTLITPNSMEARRLAADEADEDDEPDLNQCAQRLLVLGCEYVLITGTHENTQEVINKLYSEDGIVRTDAWPRLPGSYHGSGCTLASAIAATLANGLELPEAVREAQEYTWHTLKAGFRPGMGQYLPDRLFWARESDEGER, encoded by the coding sequence ATGGCCGACACTCCTCCCATCGTGCTCGCGTTCGCCGCATCGGATCCCAGCGGCGGCGCCGGCATCCAGGCCGACATCCTCACGCTCGCCAGCATGGGTTGTCATCCGCTGTCGGTCATTACGGCCATCACGGTGCAGGACACGACCGGTGTCGAGAGCCTGATGCCGCTGGACCCCGAATGGGTTTCCGACCAAGCGCGCAGCGTCCTGGAGGACATGCCCGTGCACGCGTTCAAGATCGGCTTGCTGGGAAGCGTGGAAGTGGCTGCAGCAGTGGCCGAAGTGGTGGCCGACTATCCCGACGTGCCCTTGGTGCTGGACCCGGTCCTCGCTTCGGGGCGCGGCGACGAGCTCGCTCCCGACGAGATGCTGTCCGCCCTGCGGGAGCTCCTCATTCCTCAAAGCACCCTCATCACGCCCAACAGCATGGAGGCGCGGCGCCTGGCCGCCGACGAGGCGGACGAGGACGACGAGCCCGATCTCAACCAGTGCGCGCAGCGGCTGCTCGTCCTCGGCTGCGAGTACGTGCTCATCACCGGCACCCACGAAAACACCCAAGAAGTGATCAACAAGCTCTACTCGGAAGACGGAATCGTGCGCACCGACGCCTGGCCTCGGCTGCCTGGCAGCTACCACGGTTCGGGTTGCACGCTGGCTTCCGCCATCGCAGCGACCCTGGCGAACGGCCTCGAACTGCCCGAAGCGGTGCGCGAAGCCCAGGAGTACACTTGGCACACCTTGAAGGCTGGTTTTCGGCCCGGCATGGGCCAATACCTGCCCGACCGGCTGTTCTGGGCGCGGGAGAGCGATGAGGGGGAACGCTAG
- the thiE gene encoding thiamine phosphate synthase has translation MRGNASVAGGSRIERVSGLYAVTPECADTRALTAKVEQALRGGAQLVQYRAKLAAPALALEQARALARLCRAFGRTFIVNDRVDLALAVEADGVHIGAEDGTVEAVRRCLAPGMLLGVSCYDRLDQAQEAVAQGADYVAFGAVFPSPVKPGAARAPLALLGQARQTLEVPVVAIGGITLQNAPAVIRAGAHALAVISALFNATDVEAAARAFSRLFDHPQDRHDPFVS, from the coding sequence ATGAGGGGGAACGCTAGCGTCGCTGGAGGCTCGCGCATTGAGCGCGTCTCGGGCCTTTACGCCGTAACGCCCGAATGTGCCGACACCCGCGCGCTGACGGCAAAAGTCGAGCAGGCATTACGGGGCGGGGCGCAACTCGTGCAGTATCGCGCCAAGCTCGCCGCGCCAGCGCTTGCCCTCGAGCAAGCACGAGCGCTCGCCCGGCTGTGCCGGGCCTTCGGGCGTACCTTCATCGTCAACGATCGGGTGGACCTTGCCCTCGCTGTAGAAGCCGACGGTGTGCATATCGGGGCGGAGGACGGGACCGTCGAGGCCGTGCGGCGCTGCCTCGCGCCGGGAATGCTGCTGGGCGTCTCCTGCTATGACCGGCTGGATCAGGCCCAGGAAGCGGTGGCGCAGGGCGCCGATTACGTGGCCTTCGGCGCCGTGTTCCCCTCGCCGGTCAAGCCCGGCGCGGCCCGCGCGCCCCTGGCGCTGCTGGGACAGGCGCGGCAGACGTTGGAGGTCCCCGTGGTCGCCATTGGCGGCATCACGCTGCAAAACGCCCCGGCCGTGATCCGCGCAGGTGCCCACGCGCTTGCCGTCATCAGCGCCCTGTTCAACGCCACCGACGTGGAGGCCGCCGCCCGGGCATTCAGTCGATTGTTCGATCACCCCCAGGATCGCCATGACCCGTTCGTCTCCTGA